The Apium graveolens cultivar Ventura chromosome 3, ASM990537v1, whole genome shotgun sequence sequence TGGCAGTGTGAGAAAAACAAGGAACATTGGATTAGCATCAGTTTACTGTAATTTTAGTTATATTTTTTGTTTCAGCAAGGCCTGGCATAACCAAATTTTATTTTGAATGGAAAACCAACAATTTTAAAGAGAGTTAAACGACTCTAATGTTCCAAATGAATTTAAAAAGTGGAGGATCATGAAATGAACTTAATGATTAGGGCATCACTTGAGTAATTCCAAACAAGTGGAATAAGTGATAATTCAGGAGCACTCACTCTGTACAGATGCTGCCTTGATGCTTGGGCAGAATGTTAAGCTGAGAAGCAGAATCTGATTTCAGCCCAGTACATGGCCATTTGTAAAATGGTATCAGTAACCGTCAAAAGTGCAAAATTATGTTTTAAGGACACTAATATTTTTCGTGCAGAGGGTGCGGTACGGCTAGTGCAGGTGATTCATACTACTTGGAACTATAGTAGTAGTTATAAGTCAAAATTATGTTTTAAGGACACTACATCTGTTTTCATTGGTAGGGTTAAAATTCAGTTTCTAAACCCACAGCTAGGTAAAACTCAAAAAGATACActtgatgatgatatgataaaaGACACTAGAACTACTTTCTGAGATCATAAAGATCCTGTCCTTTGACACACTACTGCGTTTTATCCACTACATTTGTCCTGAGGGCTGAGAATAGCTTCATGTTGTGGCTCTAATGAAAAAGAATCTCATCTTCTTGTACCTTCTTAACAAAATAAAATCTCCAACTTGTACGAGCACAACGCATCCTCCAGTATAAATTGAGCATGAATAACAACCAGTTAAAGCATACCACTTCACTTAACTCCAGTATCCTCCCTTGACTGAGGAGCTCTTCACTTCACTTCTTTAAACTTCGATCCCAACAATTCAACATTTCCACCACCTAACAGGCAATAGCAATGACGTCAAACTTCAACTCCTCTTCGAGAAACTCTGCCTCTTCCTGGACGCAAAGGCAGAACGACCAATTTGAAGAGGCTTTGGCAAAATATGACAGGGACACCCCTGACCGCTGGCATAACATAGCCAGGGTTGTGGATGGAAAATCCGCGGAAGAAGTTAAGAGGCACTTCGAACTCCTTGTGAAAGACATCATGAAAATAGAGTCTGATCAGGTACCATTACCCAATTACAGAACCACTGGAGGCAATGGCAGAGGATTTGAAAATGAACAGAGGTATCTTATTTTCCTATGTCTGTCTCATGCATAACCACCTTAATCAATTAGAAAATTAAAAGTTATGACATATTTGTGCTTAAACTATGCCTCTCATGCCATGCATTAGAGGACTATAGTTTTTAACATGACAGTAAACTAGAGCTTTAACATCGTGTTCATCGTAAATGCAATTCTTTTGGTAGTACATTAGGCATTGGTTAAAAGATATAAAATCAATTTGTAATGTAGGATCACTAAGCCACCCTTGCTAAGTTGCTATACTCACATTTCACTATAATTTGTAAAACTAAACGACATTGTTGAGTTTCTGGTTTATCGCACTCTCATCCTCTATTACTTGACAGACTTTTCAGGAACATAAGGCTACAGTAAAGCGACAGGAGCAGTGAAGAACTACTGTAAAAGTAGTACAAGCGTATGAAGTGGATCGTGTTGAAGCAACCTTCATGTTTAACGTCTTGTAATTACTATTATACTTCCTCCATTTCGATATAATAAGAGCAGGCACTTGCCTATGTTATTTACATAGCAAAGAGGTCAGCTTACACCTTAATAAAGGAAGAAGTTCGTAACCTACCGTGTGTAAAAAAAATGTATTGGTAAGAACGTTTGCCCTTAATGTTGATTCTAGCTAGTATGAATTGTACTGTCAACGATATGATGTGTATTATTCTATTAAAGGGTGAGAGAAAAAATCGAAACCgaaaaaattaccaaaaaaaccGATAAATCAAATCGAAAAAATTAAATCGCTAAAAAAACCGAAACAAATCGAACCGACAAATACCGAATTACCGGTTCGGTTTCGGTTCCGATTTTCAATCAAAACCGAACTGAAATTAACAGCAccattatattatatatatatatatatatatgtaatattatgtatataaatgtatatattaTTATAACATGATTCTaatattttgttaatgaaatatTTACATAACATTAGTATGATAAATTGTATAATATAATACCATAAATTAATTAAGATTAATATGTAAATACTCttaattcataatttttttaatatgtgAGTGTAATTTTGTTTTTTCATGTTTTTCAGCTCTGTAAATAAAAAAAACTTGatttaaaataacatttttttaCAGAATAATATATGAATCTGAGTTCGACGGGTATTATCTGAAATCGAATCCAATTTttaatcagatttatttttatattaatattcaaaaaaaatgtgaaatgcaaaaatataattaatttttaaaaattgagtCAAGAGTTAAAGCGATTTAATAcaatttcattttttcttaattttttcaATATAGTTTTGTTATCTTTAAATAATTACTCAAATGATATTGTTATATATGTTTAtagtatttttaaattatataaaaaatatatatatatatataaataatatttttttaaatgtatatatatatacatacacacagaGAGGCACACACTTTAAAGTAATAgaataaattaaattatatatatatataatatttaaatattgtATATGTTCAATATCATATTCGAATATTATCGAAAATGAATATACATGTATTCATATTCGAAATTGTGGGTTTCTGGTACGAATAATCATCTCTTTATTTAGAATATGAGTGCAGATATCTCGGATAAATATTGAATTTTTCAGATTATTTTGATAATGAGTGATTTCAGCCAAACATTTAAAATTTTGACCGTATTTAAAAGTTAGAGACTTAAGTAAAAACTAGCCGTTTTGATAAAACAAAATGTTTAGGTAGATGAATTCCTAATATTAGTGTGACGTGTCGCGGTTTGAAACAGTGGATTAGACCCAATATGTTATATTTTAGATTTTTTAGTTACATGATTATGATTGATATGTGTCTAGTTAAAATATTAATGGccattttaaataattaattatcaaataattttatGAGTAACAGTTAAATTCGATTATCAAGTGAAGACACCTAATTCAGTTTTAACTGTAATTGTCAAACAGGATCGTTATTAAAGTCTCATTCTCCAACCTGTTAATCACGTTAAAATTTCCTGAAATAAACTGCAGTGATCTATGTATTCACGTTGTACTTCGCAAACAACAAATCTACAGAAGGGATGGTTATTCGACCTCAGAAATTGTTAACATCCCTTTGCAGTCCTCAAAATTAAGAAATACAAGTAGACAATCTACATATTATGGTAATAAAACAAGGGGATTTGGCAATATTATAACCAACTCATGCAGGTAACAGGAGGACATCTGCTTGCGTGCGTACATAGATCTGCAGCAAAAACAGAGAAAAAAACATCAGTGCTTGTACATAATTGATGTTTACATTGTATTAGTGTTTAATTTAAAGCATGCACCTAAGCTGTTGATTAATATGAAGAGGTTTATGTTAAAGCCCCCCGTAATGAAATGGGTTTGTGTACCACGGCACTTGTATCAACCATTAAACATTATCATAATGTTATGCAATGTTACCTGAAATTGAAGAAATCAAGCAATAACTTGCAGTTTCTAGCATACATACAAACTTTAAATTATGTTAATTATATATTTTGAGTCAAAATATCTGGTAGAAAAGCAAGAGAGAAGTGGGCTTGCCGCACCAGAATATTAGAATTAAACATTCTCCCATCAATATGTTGGAAAACTTGCTACATTGCCAAGTTCTTGAAGAACAATTATGCCCAA is a genomic window containing:
- the LOC141713404 gene encoding protein RADIALIS-like 3 produces the protein MTSNFNSSSRNSASSWTQRQNDQFEEALAKYDRDTPDRWHNIARVVDGKSAEEVKRHFELLVKDIMKIESDQVPLPNYRTTGGNGRGFENEQRLFRNIRLQ